The Mycolicibacterium lutetiense genome window below encodes:
- a CDS encoding beta-class carbonic anhydrase, which yields MSVTDQYLANNEVYAATFTGPLPLPPSKHVAVVACMDARLDVYRILGLADGEAHVIRNAGGVITDDEIRSLAISQRLLGTREIILIHHTDCGMLTFTDDGFKQQIQDEIGIKPNWAAESFVDLAEDVRQSLRRIEASPFVTKHESLRGFVFDVATGKLAEVTL from the coding sequence ATGTCTGTCACCGACCAGTACCTGGCCAACAACGAGGTCTATGCCGCGACCTTCACCGGCCCGTTGCCGTTGCCGCCCAGCAAGCACGTCGCGGTCGTCGCATGCATGGATGCCAGGCTGGACGTCTATCGCATCCTCGGCTTGGCCGACGGTGAGGCGCACGTCATCCGCAATGCCGGCGGTGTCATCACCGACGACGAGATCCGCTCGCTGGCCATCAGCCAGCGGCTGCTCGGTACGAGGGAGATCATCCTGATCCACCACACCGACTGCGGCATGCTGACGTTCACCGACGACGGGTTCAAACAGCAGATCCAGGACGAGATCGGCATCAAGCCGAACTGGGCGGCCGAGTCCTTCGTCGATCTCGCCGAGGATGTGCGTCAGTCGTTGCGTCGCATCGAGGCCAGTCCGTTCGTCACCAAGCATGAGTCGTTGCGCGGCTTTGTCTTCGACGTCGCCACCGGAAAGCTCGCCGAGGTGACGCTGTAG
- a CDS encoding sensor histidine kinase, which produces MSSDLRAEATPGSGSAARWWLPRTWSLRARLVVTQVALLAVVCASIGIATEFALQRFLMNQLDDQLIEAGWRSAAIFELPSPPPGTPPPPGMRRHHRIPFDPEGGPGPGFLNAPGQAARMVGAVVAPNRPVDAGVITADGDRLGVTAAAAAQLSQISPTRHPETVDLDGLGRYRLIGLPPRHGGPQTIVTGLPTAVVDDTLLWVLGMFCVLAVIALIAATTAGTLIIRRQLAPLSRVSAAARRVADLELDRGEVELPTSIVAVDPVTAHTEVGQLGTSLNRMLDRIAGALSARHASETRVRQFVADASHELRTPLAAIRGYTELAQRKRDDLPADVAHAMNRVESETTRMTQLVEDMLLLARLDDGRPLERDSVDVSRLIVDSVSDAHIAGPEHEWSLDLPEDPVVVEGDEARLHQVLANLLANARTHTPPGTSVTVSLKPDAGAVLLTVADDGPGIPATLLPDVFERFARGDSSRSRRGGSTGLGLAIVAAVVKAHGGTIEVSSTAGSTEFVVRLPGESSQGTHRTDQSGT; this is translated from the coding sequence ATGTCCTCCGACCTGCGCGCTGAGGCGACGCCGGGGTCCGGCAGTGCCGCCCGGTGGTGGTTGCCGCGGACCTGGTCGTTGCGGGCTCGGCTGGTCGTCACCCAGGTAGCCCTCCTGGCGGTGGTGTGCGCGAGCATCGGCATCGCGACAGAGTTTGCGCTGCAACGGTTTTTGATGAACCAGCTCGACGATCAACTGATCGAGGCCGGCTGGCGCTCGGCCGCCATCTTCGAATTGCCTTCTCCGCCACCGGGAACCCCGCCGCCGCCGGGGATGCGCCGTCATCACCGCATACCGTTCGACCCAGAGGGCGGGCCGGGCCCCGGATTCCTCAACGCACCGGGGCAGGCCGCACGCATGGTCGGTGCGGTGGTGGCACCGAACCGGCCGGTGGATGCGGGTGTGATCACCGCCGACGGCGACCGACTAGGGGTCACTGCGGCCGCGGCTGCCCAGCTGTCCCAGATTTCGCCGACCAGGCATCCCGAAACCGTTGACCTCGACGGGCTGGGGCGCTACCGGCTGATCGGCCTGCCCCCGCGCCACGGCGGCCCGCAGACCATCGTGACCGGGCTGCCGACCGCCGTTGTCGACGACACCCTGTTGTGGGTGCTGGGGATGTTCTGTGTGCTGGCGGTGATCGCTCTGATCGCCGCGACCACCGCGGGAACCCTGATCATCCGGCGTCAACTGGCCCCGCTGTCACGCGTTTCGGCGGCTGCGCGCCGAGTGGCCGATCTCGAGCTCGACCGCGGCGAGGTGGAGTTGCCGACGTCGATCGTGGCGGTCGACCCGGTTACTGCCCACACGGAAGTCGGCCAGCTCGGCACCTCGCTGAACCGGATGCTCGACCGCATCGCCGGTGCGCTGTCGGCCCGGCACGCCAGTGAGACCCGGGTGCGCCAGTTCGTCGCCGACGCCAGCCACGAACTGCGGACACCGTTGGCCGCCATCCGGGGTTACACCGAGTTGGCCCAGCGGAAACGCGACGATCTGCCCGCCGACGTGGCCCACGCGATGAACCGGGTGGAGTCCGAGACCACGCGGATGACCCAGTTGGTGGAGGACATGCTGCTGTTGGCCCGCCTTGACGACGGCCGGCCGTTGGAACGCGACAGCGTGGACGTGTCCCGGCTGATCGTCGACTCGGTGAGCGACGCCCACATCGCCGGCCCGGAACACGAGTGGTCGCTGGATCTACCCGAGGACCCGGTGGTGGTCGAGGGCGATGAGGCCAGGCTGCATCAGGTCCTGGCGAATCTGCTGGCCAACGCGCGGACCCACACCCCGCCGGGTACCTCGGTGACGGTGTCGCTGAAACCCGACGCCGGTGCGGTGCTGCTGACCGTCGCCGACGACGGTCCGGGCATCCCGGCGACGCTGCTGCCCGACGTGTTCGAACGATTTGCCCGCGGTGACTCGTCGCGTTCGCGGCGCGGAGGCAGCACCGGGTTGGGCCTGGCGATTGTGGCTGCGGTGGTCAAGGCGCACGGCGGCACCATCGAGGTGAGCAGCACGGCGGGTTCCACCGAGTTCGTGGTGCGGCTGCCGGGCGAGAGCTCACAGGGCACGCACAGGACGGACCAATCGGGCACCTAG
- a CDS encoding ABC transporter permease, with amino-acid sequence MTSDATASEATAARSGLHTEEFATRRTLVFRRFLRNWPAVVSLALLVVMFVACYALPSVLPYNYSDLDYYALQEPPSLDHWFGTNALGQDIFAQTLRGMQKSMLIGVCVAFISTLIAATVGSVAGYFGGWRDRTLMWIVDVLLVVPSFILIAIVTPRLSQSDRVFWLIVLLSAFSWMISSRIVRGMTLSLREREFVLAARYMGVSSGRIIVRHILPNVASILIIDTALNVGVAILAETGLSYLGFGIQAPDVSLGTLIADGTKSATTFPWVFLFPAGVLVLIILCANLVGDGLRDALDPGSGGLRRRRRKARR; translated from the coding sequence ATGACGTCTGACGCCACCGCCTCAGAGGCCACCGCGGCCCGTTCGGGTCTGCACACCGAGGAATTCGCCACTCGGCGCACCCTCGTGTTCCGCCGGTTCCTGCGCAACTGGCCCGCCGTGGTGTCGCTCGCGCTTCTGGTGGTCATGTTCGTGGCCTGTTACGCATTGCCGTCGGTACTGCCCTACAACTACTCGGACCTCGACTATTACGCGCTGCAGGAGCCGCCGTCACTCGACCACTGGTTCGGCACCAACGCACTGGGGCAGGACATTTTCGCCCAAACCCTGCGCGGCATGCAGAAATCCATGTTGATCGGCGTCTGCGTCGCGTTCATCTCGACCCTCATCGCCGCCACAGTCGGATCGGTCGCAGGCTACTTCGGCGGCTGGCGCGACCGCACGCTGATGTGGATCGTCGACGTGCTGCTGGTGGTGCCGAGCTTCATCCTGATCGCCATCGTCACCCCGCGGTTGAGTCAGTCGGACCGGGTGTTCTGGCTGATCGTGCTGCTCTCGGCGTTCAGCTGGATGATCAGCTCACGCATTGTGCGCGGAATGACCCTGAGCCTGCGGGAACGCGAATTCGTTTTGGCCGCACGGTATATGGGTGTCAGCAGTGGCCGCATCATCGTGCGGCACATCCTCCCCAACGTCGCGTCCATCCTGATCATCGACACTGCGCTCAACGTCGGTGTGGCGATACTGGCCGAAACCGGTTTGAGCTACCTGGGATTCGGTATCCAGGCGCCCGACGTCTCACTCGGCACACTGATCGCCGACGGCACCAAATCCGCCACGACGTTCCCCTGGGTATTTCTGTTCCCGGCCGGGGTGCTGGTGCTGATCATCCTGTGCGCCAACCTGGTCGGTGACGGGCTGCGCGACGCCCTCGACCCGGGTAGCGGCGGGCTGCGGCGGCGCCGGAGGAAGGCCCGCCGATGA
- a CDS encoding response regulator transcription factor: MRRADGNPIQVLVVDDEPVLAELVSMALRYEGWDIATAGDGASAIAAARVNPPDVVVLDVMLPDMSGLDVLRRLREQIPGLPLLLLTAKDSVEDRIAGLTAGGDDYVTKPFSLEEVVLRLRALLRRTGVTSADGGAKIVVGDLVLDEDSHEVTRAGDPITLTATEFELLRFMMRNAKRVLSKAQILDRVWSYDFGGRSNIVELYVSYLRKKIDSGREPMIHTLRGAGYVLRPAR; encoded by the coding sequence ATGCGCCGTGCCGACGGCAATCCGATCCAGGTCCTGGTGGTCGATGATGAGCCCGTTCTGGCCGAGCTGGTGTCGATGGCGCTTCGTTACGAGGGCTGGGACATTGCCACTGCGGGCGATGGCGCGAGTGCCATCGCGGCGGCCCGGGTGAATCCACCCGATGTGGTCGTCCTCGACGTGATGTTGCCCGACATGAGTGGTCTGGACGTCCTGCGCAGACTGCGGGAGCAGATTCCCGGCCTGCCGCTGCTGCTGCTGACCGCCAAGGATTCGGTGGAGGACCGCATCGCCGGCCTCACCGCAGGCGGCGACGACTATGTCACCAAGCCGTTCAGCCTCGAAGAAGTGGTGCTGCGGTTGCGGGCGCTGCTCCGGCGCACGGGTGTGACCAGTGCAGACGGCGGAGCCAAGATCGTCGTCGGCGACCTCGTGCTCGACGAGGACAGTCATGAGGTGACCCGCGCCGGTGATCCGATCACCCTGACCGCCACCGAGTTCGAGCTGCTGCGGTTCATGATGCGCAACGCCAAACGGGTGTTGAGCAAGGCCCAGATCCTGGATCGGGTGTGGAGTTACGACTTCGGCGGCCGGTCCAACATCGTCGAGCTGTACGTCTCGTATCTCCGCAAGAAGATCGACAGCGGACGGGAACCGATGATCCACACGCTGCGCGGTGCGGGTTATGTCCTCCGACCTGCGCGCTGA
- a CDS encoding PaaI family thioesterase yields MSIQTGPEVMAQFLPQSPFVAKLGILAEVLDGPEVRLRLPWDPSNTTIADMVHGGAIAALADVTVMAAAWAQAEVPDSLRGVTVSMTINYLAPARATDLIGLGRVLRQGRSLVNSEVDIVTPDGEAVAKAIATYKVG; encoded by the coding sequence ATGAGTATCCAGACCGGCCCGGAAGTCATGGCGCAGTTCCTCCCCCAGTCCCCGTTCGTGGCCAAGCTCGGCATCCTTGCCGAAGTACTCGACGGCCCCGAGGTCCGACTGCGGTTGCCCTGGGATCCGTCGAACACCACGATCGCCGACATGGTGCATGGCGGTGCGATCGCAGCGTTGGCCGATGTCACGGTGATGGCCGCGGCCTGGGCGCAGGCCGAGGTTCCGGATTCGCTCCGCGGAGTAACTGTCTCCATGACCATCAACTACCTAGCGCCGGCACGTGCCACCGACCTGATCGGCCTCGGGCGCGTGCTACGTCAGGGGCGGTCCCTGGTGAACAGCGAGGTCGATATCGTCACTCCTGACGGCGAGGCGGTGGCGAAGGCCATCGCGACGTACAAGGTGGGATGA
- a CDS encoding bifunctional glycosyltransferase family 2/GtrA family protein: protein MTTLVEEPEQRFRFASRPNVTLAARTAGVPVLDVVVPVYNEQAGLAHSIRRLHRYLAENFAVPVRITIADNASADDTPRIAAELAAELDDVRVVRLEEKGRGRALHAVWSTSDAPVLAYMDVDLSTDLAALAPLVAPLISGHSDLAIGTRLGRGSRVVRGAKREFISRCYNLILKSTLAARFSDAQCGFKAIRADVAHRLLPHVADTGWFFDTELLVLAERSGLRIHEVPVDWVDDPDSRVDITATATADLKGIGRLLRGFANGSIPVNTIAAQLGSSRQSAAPGSLLRQVVRFGAVGVVSTLAYLLLFTALRAGVGAQAANLIALLVTAVGNTAANRRFTFGIAGSGNAARHHLEGLTVFGIALTITSGSLGLLHVVAPVPHRGVELAVLVVANLLATAVRFVLLRGWVFHPSRTRRATELNRGAGL, encoded by the coding sequence ATGACAACCTTGGTCGAAGAACCCGAGCAGCGTTTTCGTTTCGCTTCGCGGCCCAACGTCACACTCGCCGCCCGGACGGCCGGAGTTCCGGTGCTCGACGTCGTCGTGCCGGTGTACAACGAGCAGGCTGGGCTCGCTCATTCGATCCGCCGGTTGCACCGGTATCTCGCCGAGAATTTCGCAGTACCGGTCCGCATCACCATCGCCGACAATGCCAGCGCCGACGACACCCCGCGGATCGCGGCCGAACTGGCCGCCGAACTCGACGATGTGCGGGTGGTCCGGCTGGAGGAGAAGGGTCGCGGACGGGCACTGCACGCGGTGTGGTCGACCTCGGATGCGCCCGTGCTGGCCTACATGGACGTCGACCTGTCCACCGACCTGGCCGCCCTCGCGCCGTTGGTGGCACCGCTGATCTCCGGTCATTCCGATCTGGCCATCGGCACCCGGCTGGGCCGCGGCTCACGGGTGGTTCGTGGTGCCAAGCGTGAGTTCATCTCCCGCTGCTACAACCTGATTCTGAAATCAACACTGGCGGCGAGGTTCTCGGATGCTCAATGCGGGTTCAAGGCGATTCGGGCCGACGTTGCCCATCGGCTGCTGCCTCATGTCGCCGACACCGGATGGTTCTTCGACACCGAGCTGCTGGTGCTGGCGGAACGCAGCGGCCTGCGCATTCACGAGGTGCCGGTGGACTGGGTGGACGATCCGGACAGCCGGGTTGACATCACCGCCACCGCCACCGCCGACCTCAAGGGCATCGGCCGGCTGCTGCGCGGCTTCGCCAACGGCTCGATCCCGGTGAACACCATCGCCGCCCAACTCGGATCGTCGCGGCAATCGGCTGCCCCGGGCTCGCTCCTGCGCCAGGTAGTGCGCTTCGGCGCGGTCGGTGTGGTCTCCACGCTGGCCTACCTGTTGCTGTTCACCGCTCTGCGGGCCGGCGTCGGTGCGCAGGCGGCCAATCTGATCGCCCTGTTGGTGACCGCGGTCGGAAACACCGCGGCCAACCGCCGATTCACCTTCGGGATCGCCGGGTCGGGCAACGCCGCCCGCCATCACCTCGAGGGGCTGACGGTATTCGGGATCGCGCTGACCATCACCAGCGGATCGTTGGGACTCTTGCATGTCGTGGCGCCCGTGCCGCACCGCGGTGTCGAACTTGCCGTGTTGGTGGTGGCCAACCTGCTGGCCACCGCGGTGCGCTTCGTCCTGTTGCGGGGGTGGGTATTCCATCCGTCGCGGACGCGGCGGGCCACTGAGCTGAATCGAGGGGCAGGACTGTGA
- a CDS encoding ArnT family glycosyltransferase: MRFPSGPHRVALGLLLAGTAVLYLWNLSSSGWANAFYSAAAQAGAENWTAMLFGSSDARNAITVDKTPAALWITDLSVRLFGLSSWSILVPQALMGVGAVAVLYAAVRRAAGPWAGLLAGTVLALTPVAALIFRFNNPDALLVLLLIVAAYCVQRGIEKDSSRWWFVAAGTAVGFGFLAKMLQAFLVLPGLAAAMLVAGDRPLGRRVRDVVTAAAAMVLSGGWYLVLVELWPSSSRPYIGGSQHDSIVELALGYNGLGRLTGDETGGLGNLNFDVGPGRLFGSQMGADIAWLLPAALICLVAGLYLTRRAGRTDPTRAALILWGGWLLVTALVFSFMNGIVHPYYTVALAPGIGAVLGIGATLLWRCRTDIRAATTMSGAVLVTTILAAVLLARNDDAFPWLRAAVAVVGVGATVLLLVVARLERPMVRVTAVLATAACLAGPAVYSIATASVPHTGAIPSVGPSRGGGGFGGMFAAPEPGPALTATLAADADRYQWAAAVVSSSNAAGYQLATRAPVMAVGGFNGTDPAPTLEEFRRLVDDGAIHYFIRSRIMAGRFGGHTPSGSRAATEIAEWVQAHYNPVTVDDVTIYDLTQRASNT, from the coding sequence ATGCGATTCCCTTCGGGCCCGCACCGGGTTGCCCTCGGACTGTTGTTGGCCGGCACCGCGGTGCTCTACCTGTGGAATTTGTCGAGCAGCGGGTGGGCCAACGCGTTCTATTCGGCCGCCGCGCAGGCCGGCGCCGAGAACTGGACCGCGATGCTGTTCGGGTCCAGCGACGCCCGCAACGCCATCACCGTCGACAAGACGCCCGCGGCATTGTGGATCACCGACCTCTCGGTGCGCCTGTTCGGGCTGAGTTCGTGGAGCATCCTGGTGCCGCAGGCCTTGATGGGTGTCGGTGCGGTCGCGGTGCTCTACGCGGCGGTGCGCCGGGCGGCCGGGCCGTGGGCCGGTCTGTTGGCCGGCACGGTGCTGGCGCTGACGCCGGTGGCCGCGTTGATCTTCCGGTTCAACAATCCCGATGCGCTCCTGGTGCTGTTGCTCATCGTGGCGGCCTACTGTGTGCAGCGCGGGATCGAAAAAGATTCCAGCCGTTGGTGGTTCGTCGCTGCAGGGACTGCGGTCGGCTTCGGATTCCTGGCCAAGATGCTGCAGGCGTTCCTGGTATTGCCGGGACTTGCCGCAGCGATGCTGGTCGCCGGCGACCGCCCGCTGGGGCGGCGCGTGCGGGATGTCGTCACGGCGGCCGCAGCGATGGTCCTCAGCGGTGGCTGGTATCTGGTGCTGGTGGAGTTGTGGCCGTCCTCGTCGCGGCCCTACATCGGTGGTTCGCAGCACGACAGCATCGTCGAATTGGCCTTGGGGTACAACGGTCTGGGCCGGCTCACCGGTGATGAAACGGGGGGTCTCGGCAACCTGAACTTCGACGTCGGGCCGGGTCGGTTGTTCGGATCGCAGATGGGCGCCGATATCGCCTGGTTGTTGCCTGCCGCGCTGATCTGTCTGGTGGCCGGTCTCTACTTGACCCGCCGGGCCGGGCGCACAGACCCGACCCGCGCCGCACTCATCCTGTGGGGTGGTTGGCTTCTGGTCACTGCCCTGGTGTTCAGCTTCATGAACGGCATCGTCCATCCGTACTACACCGTGGCCCTCGCCCCGGGGATCGGTGCGGTCCTCGGTATCGGCGCCACGCTGCTGTGGCGGTGCCGCACCGACATCCGCGCTGCCACGACGATGTCGGGTGCGGTGCTGGTGACCACGATTCTGGCCGCGGTGCTGTTGGCCCGCAACGACGATGCGTTCCCGTGGCTGCGGGCCGCGGTGGCGGTGGTGGGTGTGGGCGCCACGGTACTGCTGCTGGTGGTCGCACGGTTGGAGCGCCCAATGGTGCGGGTGACAGCGGTGCTGGCGACCGCGGCCTGCCTGGCCGGTCCAGCCGTGTACTCGATCGCCACGGCGTCCGTCCCGCACACGGGGGCGATACCGTCCGTCGGTCCATCGCGCGGTGGCGGCGGGTTCGGCGGAATGTTCGCGGCTCCCGAACCCGGGCCGGCCCTGACCGCGACGCTGGCCGCCGATGCCGACCGCTACCAGTGGGCGGCCGCCGTGGTGAGCTCGTCGAACGCTGCGGGATACCAATTGGCCACCCGCGCACCGGTGATGGCGGTCGGAGGCTTCAACGGCACGGATCCGGCGCCCACGCTCGAAGAATTCCGGCGTCTCGTCGACGACGGCGCCATCCACTACTTCATCCGATCCCGCATCATGGCCGGCAGGTTCGGCGGACACACGCCCAGCGGCAGTCGGGCGGCCACCGAGATCGCGGAATGGGTCCAGGCCCACTACAACCCGGTCACCGTCGACGACGTCACCATCTACGACCTGACTCAGCGTGCGTCGAACACATAG
- a CDS encoding ArnT family glycosyltransferase, with protein sequence MTTVADAAPEADAQIATSPNTVTPRWIRPSYWTLLAGTAVLYLWGLGSSGWANSYYAAAAQAGTQSWKAWLFGSLDAGNAITVDKPPAAMWAMGLSGRLFGFNEFTMLLPQALMGVGAVALLYATVRRTSGPGAGLIAGTALALTPVAASMFRYNNPDALLVLLLVLAAYFMVRAVGPVSARASAGWVALAGCVLGVAFLTKMLQAFLVLPGLALMFLVAAPAVGVWKRLGTLMIGVATMIVSAGWYIALVALWPADSRPYIAGSTDNSLLQLAFGYNGLQRILGRDGSGPGAGGPGPGHGPGGGANLMFGGDPGIGRMFGMSMGTEASWLLPAALIGLVAALWLTRRTARTAGLRAGLLMWGGWLLVTAVVFSFMDGIIHPYYTVALAPAVAALVGISVVELWRVRACLAARSVLAVMLAGTGVWAFVLLNRTPDWLPSLRWVVLIGSVLTAVALAFIAHRPGKLPAVVALAAMVFGLAATGAYTIETVATVHGGGPMATSGPKRDMGFGGPGGPGGPGFGRVDDPALADLIAGADGRWAAASVGSMMISDLELKTGESLMAIGGFTGSDNSPTLAQFQRYVADGQIRYFLDRPEGGRGGPPREEHGSSAQITDWVKANFTKNVVGNVGVYDLKAPRA encoded by the coding sequence GTGACGACCGTCGCCGACGCGGCACCCGAGGCCGACGCACAGATCGCGACATCACCGAATACGGTGACGCCGCGCTGGATTCGCCCCTCCTACTGGACTCTGCTGGCCGGCACCGCGGTGCTCTACCTGTGGGGCCTGGGATCGTCGGGCTGGGCCAACAGCTACTACGCCGCCGCGGCCCAGGCCGGCACCCAGTCGTGGAAGGCCTGGCTCTTCGGCTCGCTGGACGCGGGCAACGCCATCACGGTGGACAAACCGCCGGCCGCGATGTGGGCAATGGGGTTGTCGGGACGGCTGTTCGGCTTCAACGAGTTCACCATGCTGCTCCCGCAGGCGCTGATGGGTGTCGGTGCGGTGGCCCTGCTCTATGCCACCGTGCGGCGCACGAGTGGCCCCGGCGCCGGGTTGATCGCCGGAACCGCGCTGGCGCTCACACCGGTGGCCGCCTCGATGTTCCGCTACAACAATCCGGATGCGCTTCTGGTGCTGCTGCTGGTGCTGGCGGCCTACTTCATGGTGCGGGCCGTCGGGCCGGTGTCGGCCCGAGCCAGTGCGGGCTGGGTGGCGCTGGCGGGCTGTGTACTGGGCGTCGCCTTCCTGACCAAGATGCTGCAGGCTTTCCTCGTCCTGCCGGGCCTGGCCTTGATGTTCCTGGTCGCCGCTCCCGCGGTGGGCGTGTGGAAACGGTTGGGCACCTTGATGATCGGTGTGGCAACAATGATCGTCTCGGCGGGCTGGTACATCGCGTTGGTGGCACTGTGGCCGGCGGACTCTCGGCCCTATATCGCCGGGTCGACCGACAACAGCCTGCTGCAACTGGCGTTCGGGTACAACGGTCTGCAACGCATCCTGGGGCGCGACGGCTCGGGACCCGGCGCGGGCGGACCCGGTCCCGGTCATGGACCCGGTGGCGGCGCCAATCTGATGTTCGGCGGTGATCCGGGCATCGGCCGGATGTTCGGGATGTCCATGGGCACCGAGGCGTCGTGGTTGTTGCCGGCCGCACTGATCGGGCTGGTTGCCGCACTGTGGCTGACGCGGCGCACGGCGCGGACTGCCGGGTTGCGGGCCGGCCTGCTGATGTGGGGCGGCTGGCTGCTGGTCACCGCCGTGGTGTTCAGCTTCATGGACGGGATCATCCACCCCTACTACACCGTGGCGCTGGCACCGGCGGTCGCCGCACTGGTCGGTATCTCCGTCGTCGAATTATGGCGCGTGCGGGCCTGTCTCGCGGCCCGCTCGGTGCTGGCCGTCATGCTGGCCGGCACCGGGGTATGGGCATTCGTGCTGCTGAACCGGACGCCTGACTGGCTCCCGTCGCTGCGCTGGGTCGTGTTGATCGGCTCGGTCCTGACGGCGGTCGCCCTGGCCTTCATCGCCCACCGGCCGGGCAAGCTCCCCGCGGTGGTGGCGTTGGCGGCCATGGTGTTCGGGCTCGCCGCCACCGGGGCCTACACCATCGAGACGGTGGCCACGGTCCACGGCGGCGGGCCGATGGCCACCTCGGGGCCCAAGCGCGACATGGGATTCGGCGGCCCCGGAGGTCCAGGTGGGCCAGGATTCGGCCGGGTCGACGATCCAGCCTTGGCCGACCTCATCGCGGGTGCTGACGGCCGTTGGGCCGCGGCGAGTGTGGGCTCGATGATGATCAGCGACCTCGAGCTCAAGACCGGGGAGTCGCTGATGGCAATCGGTGGGTTCACCGGCAGCGACAACTCGCCCACGCTCGCGCAGTTCCAGCGCTACGTTGCCGACGGTCAGATTCGGTACTTCCTGGACAGGCCCGAGGGCGGTCGTGGCGGACCGCCGCGTGAGGAGCATGGCAGCTCCGCGCAGATCACCGACTGGGTGAAGGCGAACTTCACCAAGAATGTGGTCGGCAATGTCGGGGTCTACGACTTGAAGGCGCCGCGCGCCTGA
- a CDS encoding ABC transporter permease has translation MTRFLARRLLNYMVLLALASFLTFTLTSLNFKPLDSLEQRNPRPPQSAIDAKSAELGLDKPIPLRYVDWAAGAVRGDFGTTVTGQPVSDELWRRIGVTLRLLVIGAISGAVIGVVVGAWGAIRQYRLSDRVITVLSLLVISTPSFVIANMLILAALNVNSILGVQLFEFTGETAPVPVGGAWDQFVDRLQHLVLPTFTLALMAIAGYSRYQRNAMLDVLGQDFIRTARAKGLTRRQALFKHGLRTALIPMATLFAYGVAGLVTGSVFVEKIFGWHGMGEWVVQGIATQDTNIIAAITVFTGTVILVAGLLSDVIYAVLDPRVRVT, from the coding sequence ATGACGCGCTTTCTTGCGCGCCGGCTGCTCAACTACATGGTGTTGCTGGCCCTGGCCTCCTTCCTGACGTTCACTCTGACGTCGTTGAACTTCAAACCCCTCGACAGCCTGGAACAGCGCAATCCGCGGCCACCGCAGTCTGCGATCGACGCCAAGAGCGCCGAGCTCGGCCTCGACAAGCCGATTCCCCTGCGCTACGTGGACTGGGCCGCCGGGGCGGTCCGGGGCGATTTCGGGACGACCGTGACCGGACAGCCGGTCTCCGACGAATTGTGGCGACGCATCGGCGTGACCCTGCGCCTGCTCGTCATCGGGGCGATCTCCGGCGCAGTGATCGGTGTGGTGGTCGGGGCCTGGGGCGCGATCCGCCAGTACCGACTGTCCGACCGGGTCATCACGGTGCTGTCGCTGCTGGTGATCAGCACGCCCTCGTTCGTGATCGCCAACATGCTGATCCTGGCCGCGCTCAACGTGAACTCGATACTGGGCGTGCAGCTGTTCGAGTTCACCGGGGAAACCGCACCGGTGCCCGTCGGCGGCGCCTGGGATCAGTTCGTCGACCGGTTGCAGCACCTCGTGTTGCCCACGTTCACGCTGGCACTGATGGCGATCGCCGGGTACAGCCGGTATCAACGCAACGCGATGCTCGATGTGCTCGGCCAGGACTTCATCCGCACGGCGCGGGCCAAAGGTCTGACTCGGCGCCAAGCCTTGTTCAAGCATGGCCTGCGGACCGCGCTCATCCCCATGGCCACCCTGTTCGCCTACGGCGTGGCCGGTTTGGTCACCGGCTCGGTGTTCGTCGAGAAGATCTTCGGCTGGCACGGCATGGGTGAATGGGTCGTGCAGGGCATCGCCACCCAGGACACCAACATCATCGCGGCCATCACGGTCTTCACCGGCACCGTCATCCTGGTGGCCGGTCTGCTCTCCGATGTCATCTATGCGGTACTGGATCCCAGGGTGAGGGTGACATGA